Proteins co-encoded in one Arachis hypogaea cultivar Tifrunner chromosome 13, arahy.Tifrunner.gnm2.J5K5, whole genome shotgun sequence genomic window:
- the LOC112792696 gene encoding ethylene-responsive transcription factor ERN3-like, translated as MCIKCEEQKTKEKVNMKNKSKFVGVRQRASGKWAAEIKDTSKQIRIWLGTYQTAEEAARAYDEAAFLLRGSNTRTNFNTRHTIAPNSPISLKIRNLLDRRTISTRIQKQLPMVSPNVQDAKQENHACRYSGSSEGESLFWVQNQVSDNVYRPELNMMTCATGPVELNEYQFDYSWALAQQRINELPILSPESGFNEERKLSDSLFAMNEDDHGNEYECDVSYPLSHLFCFN; from the coding sequence ATGTGTATAAAGTGTGAAGAACAAAAGACCAAAGAGAAAGTGAATATGAAAAACAAGTCAAAGTTTGTTGGGGTGAGGCAAAGAGCTTCTGGAAAATGGGCAGCAGAGATCAAAGATACATCAAAGCAGATAAGGATTTGGCTTGGAACCTAtcaaactgctgaggaagctgcTAGAGCCTATGATGAAGCAGCTTTTCTCCTTAGAGGTTCCAACACTCGCACCAACTTCAACACTCGTCACACTATTGCTCCCAATTCTCCTATATCTCTCAAAATCAGAAATCTGCTCGATCGTAGAACCATCTCAACTCGAATTCAAAAGCAACTCCCTATGGTTAGTCCCAATGTTCAAGATGCCAAGCAAGAAAACCATGCATGTAGATATAGTGGTAGTAGTGAAGGTGAGTCTTTGTTTTGGGTGCAGAACCAAGTTTCTGACAATGTTTATAGGCCAGAATTGAATATGATGACCTGTGCAACGGGTCCGGTTGAACTAAATGAGTATCAGTTTGATTATTCATGGGCATTAGCTCAACAAAGGATTAATGAATTACCAATATTATCACCAGAAAGTGGATTCAATGAAGAAAGGAAACTGTCAGATTCACTTTTTGCCATGAATGAGGATGACCATGGGAATGAGTATGAGTGTGATGTCAGTTATCCTCTCTCCCACTTGTTCTGCTTTAATTGA